ATATATTTGGATAACAAATATCTCTTATTTATCTGAACTTACCATCCAAGCCTACACTATCAGATTTTAGGAACCAAATAAATTCAGATGGGGAAAAATGCTcatgaatgtgtatatgtgtgctcccctcccccaagttaACATCCTTCCAACTCCATATATATGGCTAACCATAATTTTATGATCTAATCAAAACCATGTTACTAGATATGGTTCCTCCTTGCTCCTGTTTTAAACAATGTCTAAATGAATGTCCTTGCAGATCTCTTGCAGAGTTGTCCAATAATGGAGACTTAACAATGGAGATTTCTAGGTCAAAGGATACACAGATCAACAGAAGAGAAAGCTCAGAAACTTACTCAGACACAGGTAAGGAACTTAACATGTAAAAACAGGTTGggagaaaatagattaaaatggaTTCTTTAATAAATACACTGAGACACTGTCCATTTGAGAAAAAATTATCgtatattgaaataaaattctagaCTTGCTCTgcccaacatggtagccactaaccacatgtggctctttaaattaaaattaaataaaaagctcAGTTCCTCTGTGGTATTAGctatatttcaagtgctcaatagccgtATGTCACTAGAGGTTACcacactggacagcacagatacagaatatttccatcatccagAGAAAGCTCTAGATGAATCAAAACCTTAACTTCCTTTCTTTAATACAAAGCAGGATCTGAGAAAGCCAGAAAAATACATAGAGGTCAATACTTATATCATGTGTACATGGGGAGTGCCTTCCTAAGAAATGAAGCCAAATActgaaaacataaggaaaaaaattggatagactatacacacaaaaaattaaaatgtgtttttaaaaaaccataaaacacCATCAACATTAATATGGGAGAATATTTATAGTATAAGATGATGAAAATACTTAAATACTAAAAGACAAACCTCCCCCTAGAATATTGGGCAAAAGATACAGTAGGCAGTTTGTGCTTACGAAAAGTCAGTCTcattactaaattaaaaaatgtaattaaaataacaacTTTTTGCCAATCAACTTGGCAAATCTAAGAAAAGATATTAACACCCAGCATTCATCAGAGACAGTGAACACTAGGTACAGCTCTCGAGCGAGGAGAAATTGGTGCAACCTTTCAGGAGGACAATTTACTGCTCATCTCCTCACACTTAGAGGGAAGAGCCTCTCTCCTACTAGTTTTATGGTGAAAGGGTCTCCATCAGCACAGGGCTACCTCTGCATGAGATCCAGGAAAGACGAGCCTTCTAAGAGATGCCTCCTGAGCGAATGTGCAAGCTAATGGTCAAGAAATGTCTAACCTCCCTCCTTTAAAAAGttctatccatttatctgccTGCCATGAGGAAAATACACAAGAATGACTCCCCCGGGTTTATAACAGGCTTTACCACTCccatagcttttttctttttttaaaatataccttaGAAACAAATTGTAACCCCCTAATGAAGCCCCTTTCACTATGGGGGACTGTAAAGTGGAATATGAGGCAGTATTATGAGGCTGAATGTTTTTAACCCAAAATTTGGCATTTCATGAATTTCACTCTTCAGTGAAGTGTTTTGCTTCTACTCTGTGTTCTAGGACATGAATGCCATCCTTCcatgttttacattttgaatGAGTTGTCTGGTAGTGGTGGAGGGTGGCTCCTCATACCTTTTGGCTCCTGTGCAGACCATCTTCCCAGAGCTGAATATGAGGGCTGTTGTCCTGGGCTCTCGGATCCTCATTATGACAGCAGCAAACCTCTACACACAGAAGCCAAAAGGACAATTAGCCTCTGCTAGCAGTTAACACTATTCCAGTTGAAAAGCTGAGCTGCGCATGAAAACACTCTtgaataaactgaaatttaatgggaaaactgaaaaatggctAGGTCTATTCTCCCCCACATTAAGGTTAAGAAAATTATCATGATTCTAAAATGTGCTTAGAAAGAACAGGTAAGAGTAATAACAGTAAAGCTAAAATTTGTGTGTTATGTTTCAGAACTTATGCTTAGAGCTGTACAGGTTTTATCCTCATGACAGGACAAAGTTGAGTCCATTATAATTCCCATTTAGTGCACAGGGAAAGTAAATGGTTACTTAACTTCCACGATTACACAGGAAATAGTAGAGTAGAGATTTAAAACCATGACAAATCAGACTTCATGCTTtttgctttgaagcatttttctttcaaagaatttttgagaaaaaagagTATGAAGTATGTTACAGGTTTACCAAGACTCTAGAATGTACTAAAAAGGagccaaaatataaaacagaaaaaatacacatatatatacatgggcaTTTCAAAAGATGAATGACAGTTATTTGTCAGGTTCTTGCCTGCCATAATTCTCAGTGTGGTCCCCATGCCGGTAGCATCTATAAGTCCTGGTGCTGATGCAGGGGAGGGCTGAGAATGACTGGCCTGCCACACTGACTGGTTGCGAAATGACCTGCTCCTCCTGGTTATACACAGACTCTCGTCAtgccctcccgccctccccaTTAAGCTGGGAAGGAAACTGGAGTGAGTACCATGCAAGACTAAAGTTCCCATAGGTCAGAACCACTCCACCATAGGACCATAGATCCCTCCAAGGCTGGACCAGCAATTTCAGATTTGACATGTTCACAGACGGTAAAATGAACCCTGAGTCAGCACTACACAGAGCCGATCAAGTCCTATTAATGTTTTCCAGGTGTTTACTGAAAAGGTAGCACTCTCACCTGGTATTCATTTTGTTAAATTCTAAAGCACCTTTAAGGGCTAAGCCAGAATTTCTTTGGCTGTCAAGTCCCAGTTTGGACAGATCCTGTACACTGAAATAAAACGATGGGAGAGCTGAGGATGGTGGAgaataaaatatgcttaaaatgTTGATTGCTCAGTAGTGTGGTTAATCATAGCTGCAGCCATAAAAATCCCAGCTCATTACTAGGTTTCTGTCCCTATCATAGCCAGCTACATGAAATATGAACAGAAAAGCTGCCTTGCATTTGGGCAACATTTAAATTCAGATGTCAGCAACAACACTACTataacaggaaaaacaaatacttaatCTGTAAATAGTTGATGCTCACAAAGTCCTCTGGGTTCCCACTAATAAGGCCTTTTTCATCTAACTCCATAAATCCTCCAACCTCCAAGGCAGTAAACTTTTCCCTAGAAGGGACTaggtcttactcatctttgtactCCTAAGTACAGAGCCCATCAAATAGTTAAATGTTGATGGAATTAACAAATCCACTTCCTAGGTAAATAGACCATTTGAAAATGGGGTGCCTAGTCTTGGAAGGACACAAGAAAGAacaaattttattaaactttgaggggaaaaaaatcctcgaATTTTACAGTAGTAAGAAGAGGCTTGAACTCTACACTTTAAACAATTGAGCTTTCTCAAGTAAGAGAAACTTTAAATGGAGAAACACAAAAGTGTCAGCTAGAAATAACAACacttagaaaaaattatttccagaaataTGGTGACATTGTAAGAAACTTAGCATCTCCACAGTCAGGCTGGAAATAGTTATGCTAAAAGGTTCTTCTGAATGACAAGGGAAAGATCTTAACTTTTAGGAACAGTTCAATCATTACTGTATCCAGCATagaaaatgagattattttttgTAAGTTCAAATCAGAGAATGAGACAATTAACCTTCTGAGTTGCCCAAGGCTTTTCACTAacaaatttttctgttaaaaataaaaacagaggaaTGTGTTAATGCCATGAtcatatgaaagaaataaaacctaaataGAAGCTAACTGTTGGAAAAATTGAGCAATCTTACCTTTGGGTTATATTCTGCATTTTTTGCATGCAAAGCTATTTTCTTCAGATCCAATTGACAGGCCAGGTTTACAGTGGAAACTATATTCCTAAAGAAATAAGTCAACCTAAGTTATACCAGatatcaaaagtaaaaattaattacaacATATTAACCTTCTTATTTCGTAGGCTTATATTAGGTGACTTCCTAGGGGGAGAATTATTCTAAACATGAGGTATATAGTAACACAGTCCctagtaaaatgtaaaaatcctaAAGTACTAAAATagctttttctaaaatttcatgaCTAGCTAACTAAagttttagatatattttttaaactgcttcAAAATAGAAAGCCTAATATCAAATCAACTTGCAGATCAAATTCAATTTTACATCTTTATATCCTTTGTGTTTATCCAAACCCAACCACAATTTTCAGCAACTACTGTGCTTTAGTATAAACAATATAATCCTTCAAGACTGTGTATACTAACCCTGAGTTCCCTCATAGGAGATCAAGAGTTAGTGCTTCACTTTACAGATAACCAAACTAAAGCCAAATCCACTAGAATAAATGGGGGAAAAGTCCGTTTATTCTTTGataaaacaaagaataataaaatctGAAATTCTCTTCCTTACACTAACATCacatttaggaaaacaaaatgtgtacTCAGAAGCATCACCCATTTGAAAAAACAACTACTTACTGTAGTTGAGGCACAATTCCAGGACATTCTGAAACAGGGGTCATTGGTGTCATGGGAGTTATGGACACCAGAGGCAAGGAGTATGGTTTCTCAGAAGAGGGCTGGACTGAGTCAGCATCACCAGGGTGCAGATGGGAATTTGACTTTGACCCACTGCTGCTGCTAAAGGCCAGGCCAACGTCCTGTTGGCTGGGTGATGGCAACCTACTTTGCCGACTTTGAGTTTTACAATTTTCTTCAGTTTCATTCTTGCTTCTAATGACAGTCTGGTCTCTACTTTCTTGTGTAAGCTCATCTGGCAGGAAGCTAAGATCCACAGATGAGAAACTGTCAGAAATTTCTTTGACTTCTTCAAGCTGTGAATTAAATGCAGTCTCTGGATTGGATGAATTAGGTATGTGCACATCACAAGGCACAACTGGGCTGAGCAGGAGTGACCTGGGTGGGGAAAGGTCATCCTAGGCCGTTcccaaaacagacaaacaaaacagaacaaacagaacATCATGTCACACCAAAGGGATGCCACCATGGCCAGCGGGCAATTCATTCAGACGAGGCAGTTCAGGATAGCTTATGTTCATGCCCTGCACTTTCCACAAAGTTATAGAATTACAACACACTTAATGAAAACAGGGAAGTATatcttaaaaagcagaaaaagcatttttcataaaatgcttTTCTTACTTTGGTTAGATCCTTAATAAACTGCCACTCTAAATCCAATTTTGTAACTAAGACAATTGAGCAACCATGCCTCTAAATTGTGGGTACTTTGAAGAGTACggattttatctttcttttctttttctttcttttctttctttctttcacaggaGGAGGAGGTacttaggttatttatttattt
This DNA window, taken from Camelus dromedarius isolate mCamDro1 chromosome 5, mCamDro1.pat, whole genome shotgun sequence, encodes the following:
- the TBPL2 gene encoding TATA box-binding protein-like 2, producing MEEEETYLELYLDRCAAQDDLSPPRSLLLSPVVPCDVHIPNSSNPETAFNSQLEEVKEISDSFSSVDLSFLPDELTQESRDQTVIRSKNETEENCKTQSRQSRLPSPSQQDVGLAFSSSSGSKSNSHLHPGDADSVQPSSEKPYSLPLVSITPMTPMTPVSECPGIVPQLQNIVSTVNLACQLDLKKIALHAKNAEYNPKRFAAVIMRIREPRTTALIFSSGKMVCTGAKSEEQSRLAARKYARVVQKLGFPARFLDFKIQNMVGSCDVRFPIRLEGLVLTHQQFSSYEPELFPGLIYRMVKPRIVLLIFVSGKVVLTGAKERSEIYEAFENIYPILKGFKKT